A genome region from Staphylococcus capitis subsp. capitis includes the following:
- the tyrS gene encoding tyrosine--tRNA ligase, which translates to MANALIEDLKWRGLIYQQTDEQGIEDLLNKEQVTLYCGADPTADSLHIGHLLPFLTLRRFQEHGHRPIVLIGGGTGMIGDPSGKSEERVLQTEEQVEANVQGLSKQMHRLFEFGTDKGAVLVNNKDWLGQISLISFLRDYGKHVGVNYMLGKDSIQTRLEHGISYTEFTYTILQAIDFGHLNRELNCKIQVGGSDQWGNITSGIELMRRMYGQTEAFGLTIPLVTKSDGKKFGKSESGAVWLDPEKTSPYEFYQFWINQSDEDVIKFLKYFTFLDKEEIDRLEQSKEEAPHLREAQKALAENVTKFIHGEEALNDAIRISKALFSGDLKSLTGKELKEGFIDVPQVSLSSETTNIIEALIETGIATSKRQAREDVNNGAIYINGERQQSVDYELSNDDKIDNEFTIIRRGKKKYFMVNYQ; encoded by the coding sequence ATGGCTAATGCATTAATTGAAGATTTAAAATGGAGAGGTTTAATATATCAACAAACTGACGAACAAGGTATTGAAGATTTATTAAATAAAGAACAAGTTACTTTATATTGTGGTGCTGACCCTACTGCTGATAGTTTACACATTGGACATTTACTACCATTCCTAACATTAAGACGTTTCCAAGAACATGGTCATCGTCCAATCGTGCTTATCGGTGGCGGTACAGGTATGATTGGTGATCCATCTGGTAAATCAGAAGAACGTGTTTTACAAACTGAAGAACAAGTGGAAGCTAACGTACAAGGATTATCAAAGCAAATGCATCGCTTATTTGAATTTGGTACAGATAAAGGTGCGGTTTTAGTCAACAATAAAGATTGGCTTGGACAAATATCTTTAATTAGCTTTTTACGTGATTATGGTAAACATGTAGGCGTCAACTATATGTTAGGTAAAGATTCCATTCAAACACGTTTAGAACACGGTATTTCTTATACGGAATTCACTTATACTATTTTACAAGCTATCGATTTCGGTCATTTAAATCGTGAATTAAATTGTAAAATTCAAGTTGGTGGCTCAGATCAATGGGGTAACATTACAAGTGGTATCGAATTAATGCGCCGTATGTACGGTCAAACTGAAGCGTTTGGTCTTACAATCCCATTAGTAACTAAATCTGACGGTAAGAAATTTGGTAAATCAGAGTCAGGTGCTGTTTGGCTAGACCCTGAAAAGACAAGCCCATATGAATTCTATCAATTCTGGATTAACCAATCTGATGAAGATGTGATTAAATTCTTAAAATACTTTACTTTCTTAGATAAAGAAGAGATTGATCGTTTAGAACAATCTAAAGAAGAGGCGCCACATCTTCGTGAAGCTCAAAAAGCATTAGCAGAAAACGTAACTAAATTTATTCATGGTGAGGAAGCGCTAAATGATGCGATTAGAATTTCTAAGGCTTTATTTAGCGGTGACTTGAAATCATTAACTGGTAAAGAATTAAAAGAAGGTTTCATAGATGTACCTCAAGTTTCATTATCTTCTGAAACAACGAATATTATTGAAGCGTTAATTGAAACAGGTATTGCTACATCTAAACGACAAGCACGTGAAGATGTTAATAATGGTGCTATCTATATTAATGGCGAACGTCAACAGTCAGTTGATTATGAATTAAGCAATGACGATAAAATTGATAATGAGTTTACAATTATTCGTCGTGGTAAGAAAAAATATTTCATGGTTAATTATCAATAA
- a CDS encoding MarR family transcriptional regulator: protein MNKEQLMMKNFRDIFNKIAWLNKGKMEEALKGNKPIEVHCIEAIEELNKPNVRRLTEALFMTRGAISKLTKRLEQRGLIESYKNPNNKKEVYFRLTEAGQQIYQTHEELHKEFQRRDQEVFDNITEDEFKSMMRFAEKYNAHLDHEIKKQGLLH, encoded by the coding sequence GTGAATAAAGAACAATTGATGATGAAAAATTTTCGGGATATCTTTAATAAAATTGCTTGGCTAAACAAAGGAAAAATGGAAGAAGCGCTTAAAGGAAATAAACCAATTGAAGTGCATTGTATTGAAGCAATTGAAGAGCTTAACAAACCTAATGTAAGGCGATTAACAGAAGCATTATTTATGACACGAGGCGCGATAAGTAAACTTACTAAACGTCTTGAGCAAAGAGGCTTAATAGAGAGTTATAAAAATCCTAATAATAAAAAGGAAGTTTATTTTCGGTTGACCGAAGCGGGTCAGCAAATTTACCAAACCCATGAAGAACTTCATAAAGAATTTCAACGTAGGGATCAAGAGGTGTTTGATAATATCACCGAAGACGAATTTAAATCAATGATGCGTTTTGCTGAAAAATATAATGCGCACCTTGATCATGAAATAAAAAAGCAAGGATTATTACATTGA